From the Oncorhynchus nerka isolate Pitt River linkage group LG20, Oner_Uvic_2.0, whole genome shotgun sequence genome, one window contains:
- the LOC135562798 gene encoding aerolysin-like protein produces MATTLHLIGGGGGTYFEFHGMDNGATIKKIGVAVGGSQVKAVRVELTDGKGATFGDADTFNEFEFNLGECITKLSLWSNGAGTRLGAIKFVTSQNREFFEKMTSWPLKTEYTIDVGSGICLGLQGRSGSDIDCMGFLFINTIKSSVMTDMEYPTLSLYKPQVTQEYVTSVSHQNDTSLVVEKSITYSKTLTKTSSWSVSNKIEFTLNVSVKAGIPDLFEVSSGFSLTVGVEQSTSLQKTETITESGTINVKIPPGKIMDVEITMWKANIDLDYRAKVKVTCMNGSQLVFPSKGIYTGVAYTSLRLSRKER; encoded by the exons ATGGCAACCACACTGCATTTGATCGGTGGTGGAGGAGGCACTTACTTTGAATTCCATGGAATGGACAACGGTGCCACCATCAAGAAGATCGGAGTGGCGGTGGGAGGCTCGCAGGTGAAAGCTGTGCGGGTGGAGCTGACCGACGGGAAAGGAGCGACTTTTGGAGATGCGGACACTTTCAATGAGTTTGAGTTCAACCTCGGCGAGTGCATCACCAAGCTGTCTCTGTGGAGTAACGGCGCCGGCACACGTCTGGGTGCCATCAAATTCGTGACGAGTCAGAACCGGGAGTTCTTTGAAAAAATGACCAGCTGGCCACTGAAGACTGAGTACACCATAGATGTGGGGTCTGGAATCTGCCTGGGGCTGCAGGGCAGATCTGGCTCAGACATCGACTGCATGGGCTTCCTCTTCATCAACACCATCAAGTCGTCCGTAATGACTGACATGGAGTATCCCACCCTGTCCCTCTATAAACCCCAG GTGACCCAAGAATATGTGACATCTGTCTCTCACCAGAACGACACCTCCTTGGTTGTAGAAAAGTCCATTACATACAGCAAGACGCTGACCAAGACTTCCTCCTGGTCCGTCAGCAACAAAATAGAATTCACCTTGAATGTGTCGGTCAAAGCAGGGATCCCAGATCTGTTCGAGGTGTCATCAGGGTTCAGCTTGACCGTGGGAGTGGAGCAATCCACCAGCCTGCAGAAGACCGAGACCATAACAGAATCAGGTACCATCAACGTGAAGATCCCACCAGGGAAGATCATGGATGTTGAGATCACAATGTGGAAAGCAAATATCGACCTCGACTACAGGGCCAAAGTGAAAGTCACCTGCATGAATGGCAGTCAGCTGGTCTTCCCATCCAAAGGCATCTACACTGGTGTGGCTTACACTTCATTGAGGTTATCCAGAAAGGAGAGATGA